One window from the genome of Leucobacter aridicollis encodes:
- a CDS encoding MarR family winged helix-turn-helix transcriptional regulator → MNDVDPLLLERQVCFALSVASRSVIGAYKPVLDPLGITHPQYLVMLALWEHKQLSLNGLAQLLSQEPSTLSPLVKRLEREGFVARVRSTSDERKLEITLTDVGEALRERATAVPAEMARRLGMTVEELTGIHESMLRLVEAAKRAGTVDELVSGN, encoded by the coding sequence ATGAATGACGTGGACCCGCTGCTACTGGAGCGTCAGGTGTGCTTCGCACTCTCTGTCGCATCGCGAAGTGTGATTGGTGCGTACAAGCCCGTTCTTGACCCGCTCGGCATCACGCACCCGCAGTACCTCGTCATGCTCGCGCTCTGGGAACATAAGCAGCTCTCGCTCAACGGACTCGCGCAACTGCTGAGTCAAGAGCCATCGACGCTGTCACCACTCGTCAAACGTCTCGAGCGCGAGGGGTTCGTCGCCCGCGTGCGCAGCACGAGCGACGAGCGCAAGCTTGAGATCACCCTTACTGACGTGGGGGAGGCGCTGCGTGAACGGGCCACTGCAGTCCCTGCGGAGATGGCACGCCGCCTCGGGATGACTGTCGAGGAGCTCACCGGAATCCACGAGTCGATGCTGCGACTCGTCGAAGCCGCAAAGCGTGCTGGCACGGTCGATGAGTTGGTCTCGGGGAACTGA
- a CDS encoding polyribonucleotide nucleotidyltransferase has translation MEGPEIKFAEAVLDNGKFGKRTIRFEAGRLAQQAQGAVAAYLDEETMLLSATSASKQPKDHFDFFPLTVDVEERSYAAGKIPGSFFRREGRPSTEAILVCRLIDRPLRPSFVDGLRNEVQIVVTVLSIAPGEFYDALAINAASMSTQISGLPFSGPIAGVRLALIGDQWVAFPNVEQLKDAVFDLMVAGRVVTKADGTEDVAIMMVEAEATEDSWNLIKGGATRPDEAIVAQGLEAAKPFLTQLVKAQEQLAAQSAKEVQEYPVFLPYTDEVYAAVAALAETELAGIYQIADKQERQDADDALKARVKEQIAAKVEAGELPAEADGQVSAAYKSVTKKIVRGRILTDGARIDGRGLRDIRALDAEVQVIPRVHGSAIFQRGETQIMGVTTLNMLKMEQQIDSLSPITSKRYMHHYNFPPYSTGETGRVGSPKRREIGHGFLAERALVPVLPARDEFPYAIRQVSEALGSNGSTSMGSVCASTLSLLNAGVPLRAAVAGIAMGLVSDTVNGETQYATLTDILGAEDALGDMDFKVAGTSEFITALQLDTKLDGIPSDVLVGALAQAKEARTAILDVMDQAIDTPDEMAPTAPRVISVQIPVDKIGELIGPKGKTINGIQDETGADISIDDDGTVYIGAVDGPSAEAARLQVNAIANPQNPEVGEQYLGTVVKNAAFGAFVSLLPGKDGLLHISEVRKLVGGKRIESVDEVLSIGQKILVKITKVDDRGKLSLEPVIEEAAADAPAEAAAEADAE, from the coding sequence GTGGAGGGTCCTGAAATCAAGTTCGCCGAGGCCGTTCTCGACAACGGTAAGTTCGGCAAGCGCACCATCCGCTTCGAGGCAGGCCGCCTCGCACAGCAGGCGCAGGGCGCGGTCGCCGCGTACCTCGACGAGGAGACAATGCTCCTCTCGGCAACGAGCGCCTCGAAGCAGCCGAAGGATCACTTCGACTTTTTCCCGCTTACCGTGGACGTCGAGGAGCGCTCGTACGCTGCAGGCAAGATCCCCGGCTCGTTCTTCCGTCGCGAGGGCCGTCCCTCGACCGAGGCGATCCTCGTCTGCCGTCTCATCGACCGCCCGCTGCGCCCGTCGTTCGTTGACGGCCTCCGCAACGAGGTGCAGATCGTCGTGACCGTGCTGTCGATCGCACCGGGCGAGTTCTACGACGCGCTCGCGATCAACGCCGCGTCGATGTCGACCCAGATCTCGGGCCTGCCGTTCTCGGGCCCGATTGCGGGCGTCCGCCTCGCGCTCATCGGTGACCAGTGGGTCGCGTTCCCGAACGTCGAGCAGCTGAAGGACGCCGTTTTCGACCTCATGGTCGCCGGCCGCGTTGTCACCAAGGCTGACGGCACCGAGGACGTAGCGATCATGATGGTCGAGGCTGAAGCGACCGAGGATTCCTGGAACCTCATCAAGGGCGGCGCAACCCGCCCGGACGAGGCGATCGTCGCGCAGGGCCTCGAGGCGGCAAAGCCGTTCCTCACCCAGCTCGTCAAGGCGCAGGAGCAGCTCGCCGCGCAGTCGGCCAAGGAAGTCCAGGAGTACCCGGTCTTCCTGCCGTACACCGACGAGGTCTACGCAGCGGTCGCGGCACTCGCTGAGACCGAGCTCGCTGGCATCTACCAGATCGCTGACAAGCAGGAGCGCCAGGACGCCGACGACGCACTGAAGGCGCGCGTCAAGGAGCAGATCGCGGCCAAGGTCGAGGCAGGGGAACTCCCCGCCGAGGCAGACGGCCAGGTATCGGCCGCCTACAAGTCGGTCACGAAGAAGATCGTTCGCGGCCGGATCCTCACCGACGGTGCTCGCATCGACGGCCGTGGACTTCGCGACATCCGCGCGCTCGACGCAGAGGTGCAGGTCATCCCGCGCGTGCACGGCTCGGCGATCTTCCAGCGCGGCGAGACCCAGATCATGGGCGTCACCACGCTGAACATGCTCAAGATGGAGCAGCAGATCGACTCGCTCTCGCCCATCACGTCTAAGCGCTACATGCACCACTACAACTTCCCGCCGTACTCGACCGGTGAGACCGGCCGCGTTGGCAGCCCGAAGCGACGCGAGATCGGCCACGGCTTCCTTGCTGAGCGTGCGCTCGTTCCCGTGCTGCCCGCACGCGATGAGTTCCCCTACGCGATCCGCCAGGTATCCGAGGCGCTCGGTTCGAACGGCTCGACCTCGATGGGTTCGGTCTGCGCATCGACCCTGTCGCTGCTCAACGCTGGCGTGCCGCTCCGCGCGGCCGTCGCGGGCATCGCGATGGGCCTCGTGTCCGACACCGTGAACGGCGAGACGCAGTACGCGACCCTCACCGACATTCTCGGTGCGGAGGACGCGCTCGGCGACATGGACTTCAAGGTCGCAGGCACCTCGGAGTTCATCACCGCGCTGCAGCTCGACACGAAGCTCGACGGAATCCCGTCGGACGTTCTTGTCGGCGCTCTCGCGCAGGCGAAGGAAGCCCGTACCGCGATCCTCGACGTCATGGATCAGGCGATCGACACTCCTGACGAGATGGCGCCCACCGCGCCTCGCGTCATCAGCGTGCAGATCCCGGTCGACAAGATCGGTGAGCTCATCGGGCCCAAGGGCAAGACGATCAACGGCATCCAGGACGAGACCGGCGCCGACATCTCGATCGATGACGACGGCACCGTCTACATCGGCGCAGTCGATGGCCCGTCGGCCGAGGCTGCTCGCCTGCAGGTGAATGCGATCGCGAACCCCCAGAACCCTGAGGTTGGCGAACAGTACCTCGGTACTGTCGTGAAGAACGCAGCTTTCGGCGCGTTCGTCTCCCTGCTCCCGGGCAAGGACGGCCTGCTGCACATCTCCGAGGTGCGCAAGCTCGTCGGCGGCAAGCGCATCGAGTCGGTCGACGAGGTGCTCTCGATCGGTCAGAAGATCCTCGTGAAGATCACGAAGGTCGACGATCGCGGCAAGCTCTCGCTCGAGCCCGTCATCGAGGAGGCAGCCGCTGACGCTCCTGCTGAGGCAGCAGCTGAGGCTGACGCCGAGTAG
- the serA gene encoding phosphoglycerate dehydrogenase has product MTKPVVLIAEELSSATIAALGPDFDVQNVDGTDRDALRSALATADAVLVRSATQLDSEAIAWGPNLKVIARAGVGLDNVDIKAATQAGVMVVNAPTSNIISAAELTVAHILGLARHLPRAHGSLSAGEWKRSSYTGTELYEKTIGIIGLGRIGALVAERLRPFGVELIAFDPYVTAPRAQQLGVQLVSLEELVERSDFLTIHMPRTPETLGMIGAEQLKAMKSTAYVVNVARGGLIDEAALAEALAAGEIAGAALDVFVQEPPADNSLTGLPNVNVTPHLGASTAEAQEKAGVAVAKSVRLALAGDLVPDAVNVAGAGIDEYVRPGLPLTEKLGQVFAGLAAGALASIDIEVHGELAEHRVEALRLAALKGIFSKIVSDPVSYVNAPLLAEQRNVEVRFSTDAVAESFRNIITIRGSLTDGTQLSVSGTLTGPKQIEKLIEVNGYDVELPLTEHLLVLSYTDRPGIVATLGGKLGDAGINIASMQIARDEKRGMALSVLTIDSPLAEDLVDSLAESIGAEAARAIVVDA; this is encoded by the coding sequence GTGACAAAGCCGGTCGTGCTGATCGCCGAAGAACTTTCGTCCGCCACTATCGCCGCGCTCGGCCCCGACTTTGACGTGCAGAACGTCGACGGTACCGACCGCGACGCACTCCGATCGGCGCTCGCAACCGCCGACGCTGTGCTCGTGCGATCGGCCACGCAGCTCGATAGCGAGGCGATTGCTTGGGGGCCGAACCTCAAGGTCATCGCCCGCGCGGGCGTGGGTCTCGACAACGTCGACATCAAGGCTGCGACGCAGGCTGGCGTCATGGTCGTGAACGCGCCGACGTCGAACATCATTAGCGCGGCTGAGCTGACTGTCGCGCATATTCTCGGCCTCGCGCGCCACCTGCCTCGGGCCCACGGCTCGCTGTCTGCGGGTGAGTGGAAGCGCTCCTCGTACACGGGTACCGAACTCTACGAGAAGACGATCGGCATTATTGGTCTCGGCCGGATTGGTGCGCTCGTCGCCGAGCGGCTGCGCCCCTTCGGTGTTGAGCTCATCGCGTTCGACCCGTACGTGACTGCCCCACGCGCCCAGCAGCTCGGAGTCCAGCTCGTGTCGCTCGAGGAGCTCGTGGAGCGCTCGGACTTCCTCACAATCCACATGCCCCGCACGCCCGAGACGCTCGGCATGATCGGTGCAGAGCAGCTGAAGGCAATGAAGTCGACCGCGTACGTGGTGAACGTCGCTCGCGGCGGGCTGATCGATGAGGCCGCGCTCGCTGAAGCGCTCGCCGCAGGCGAGATTGCTGGCGCCGCGCTTGACGTGTTCGTGCAGGAGCCGCCCGCCGATAACTCGCTCACCGGCCTGCCGAACGTAAACGTCACCCCGCACCTCGGCGCTTCGACTGCTGAGGCGCAGGAGAAGGCTGGCGTCGCGGTTGCGAAGTCCGTGCGCCTTGCGCTCGCTGGCGACCTCGTACCCGACGCTGTCAACGTTGCCGGCGCTGGCATCGACGAATACGTCCGCCCGGGCCTGCCGCTCACCGAGAAGCTCGGCCAGGTGTTTGCAGGCCTCGCTGCAGGCGCGCTCGCCTCGATCGACATCGAAGTGCACGGCGAGCTCGCCGAGCACCGCGTTGAGGCGCTCCGCCTGGCGGCGCTCAAGGGCATCTTTTCGAAGATTGTCTCGGACCCGGTGTCATACGTGAATGCCCCACTCCTCGCGGAGCAGCGCAATGTCGAGGTCCGTTTCTCGACCGATGCAGTTGCCGAGAGTTTCCGCAACATCATCACGATTCGTGGTTCGCTCACTGACGGCACTCAGCTGTCGGTCTCGGGCACGCTCACTGGCCCGAAGCAGATTGAGAAGCTGATCGAGGTCAATGGCTACGACGTCGAGCTGCCGCTCACTGAGCACCTGCTCGTGCTCAGCTACACAGACCGCCCTGGCATCGTCGCGACGCTCGGCGGGAAGCTCGGTGACGCGGGCATCAATATCGCGAGCATGCAGATCGCGCGCGACGAGAAGCGCGGCATGGCGCTCTCGGTGCTGACGATCGATTCGCCGCTCGCTGAGGATCTCGTCGATTCGCTCGCCGAGTCGATCGGTGCGGAGGCGGCGCGCGCTATCGTCGTCGACGCGTAA
- a CDS encoding PucR family transcriptional regulator — translation MSLSLRKLLQNPSLHLNLIVGGEEGTTDEQALDRDFEWLHATDMVDPTPFLGPAEVILTLGWQFPVTEAADPAIPEVRVSPARLERVYEDYVALVAAHGVIGIGFGSDVLHRGVPHPLAQACRRHGLILFEVPYEISFMDILQEASRVLQRDQTERYGRSLRAQKAIANAATRRDGLSATLRETARQLGCGVALYDPLGHPVIVIDAPDGRRLSEPKLTAIVQETLAGGQRFRSAQVTADVEAILQLLGEPGEPSGMLVLTLSQAFDDVSRNVLSSVLALVSVSLEQNQALERLHSTLRDALLQLVLSGNVGVTSHIVESVWRPLPQVPLVTIVGVPRDVETVRVLPALEALQLQEDLGIFFAEYRGDLAVLAHERDADRVIAHLETFPLTLGRSRCDRWEGLALALDEAKKAAEFGLRREAATVTAFPDIWREGVSDLIDSSEAAHVARRLLGPVTTYDVEHGTELLTTLRVWLSHHGRPLPAARDLGIHRHTLGARLQQISVLTGTDLEDFQARAELALALRYLQN, via the coding sequence GTGTCCCTCAGCCTTCGCAAGCTTCTCCAGAACCCGTCGCTCCACCTCAACCTGATCGTTGGCGGCGAGGAGGGCACGACCGATGAGCAAGCGCTCGACCGCGACTTCGAGTGGCTGCATGCCACGGACATGGTCGACCCGACGCCGTTCCTCGGCCCTGCTGAGGTGATTCTCACCCTCGGCTGGCAGTTTCCAGTCACTGAGGCCGCCGATCCCGCAATCCCAGAGGTCCGCGTCTCCCCAGCTCGCCTTGAGCGCGTGTACGAGGACTACGTTGCGCTCGTCGCCGCGCACGGTGTAATCGGAATCGGGTTTGGCAGCGACGTGCTGCACCGCGGGGTGCCTCACCCGCTCGCCCAAGCGTGTAGGCGCCATGGCCTCATCCTATTCGAAGTGCCATACGAGATCTCATTCATGGACATCCTGCAGGAGGCGTCCCGCGTATTGCAGCGCGACCAGACGGAGCGGTACGGGCGCTCGCTGCGGGCGCAGAAAGCGATCGCGAATGCCGCGACGCGGCGCGACGGACTCAGCGCGACGCTGCGGGAGACCGCACGGCAGCTCGGCTGTGGTGTTGCCCTGTATGACCCGCTCGGTCACCCCGTGATCGTGATTGACGCGCCAGACGGGAGACGCCTCTCTGAGCCAAAGCTCACCGCGATTGTGCAAGAAACACTCGCGGGCGGCCAGCGGTTCCGTTCAGCACAGGTCACCGCCGACGTTGAAGCGATCCTCCAGCTGCTCGGGGAGCCAGGCGAGCCGAGCGGGATGCTCGTGTTGACGCTAAGCCAGGCGTTCGATGACGTCTCGCGCAACGTGCTGTCGAGCGTGCTTGCGCTCGTGAGTGTCTCGCTCGAGCAGAACCAGGCGCTTGAGCGGCTACACTCGACGCTGCGCGACGCACTCCTGCAGCTCGTGCTGTCTGGAAATGTTGGCGTGACCTCCCACATCGTCGAGAGCGTGTGGCGACCACTCCCCCAGGTACCGCTTGTGACGATCGTTGGGGTGCCGCGCGACGTCGAGACGGTTCGGGTGCTGCCTGCACTGGAGGCGCTGCAGCTTCAAGAGGACCTCGGAATCTTCTTTGCGGAGTATCGTGGCGACCTCGCAGTTCTCGCACACGAGCGCGACGCCGATAGGGTCATCGCTCATCTTGAGACGTTCCCGCTCACGCTCGGTAGATCACGCTGCGACCGCTGGGAGGGGCTCGCACTGGCCCTGGACGAGGCGAAGAAGGCGGCGGAGTTCGGCCTCCGGCGAGAGGCCGCGACCGTCACCGCCTTCCCCGACATTTGGCGAGAGGGAGTGTCGGACCTCATCGACTCCTCGGAGGCCGCTCACGTCGCACGCAGATTGCTTGGCCCAGTGACCACCTACGACGTCGAGCACGGCACCGAACTACTCACGACGCTGCGTGTGTGGCTCAGCCACCACGGCCGGCCGTTGCCAGCTGCGCGAGACCTCGGCATCCACAGGCACACTCTTGGGGCGAGGTTGCAGCAGATTTCGGTGCTGACTGGCACAGACCTTGAGGATTTCCAGGCGCGTGCGGAGCTCGCGCTCGCGCTGAGATATCTACAGAACTAA
- a CDS encoding APC family permease — MTKLKRSLGFGAAYAASTGLVVSGTAMVSLGNGFGTGGLAFAIPAFIGLIIITMVAISYGELASMLPGGGMVGEYTLPALGRLPAILAVLGGYLVLVSADGGTQLMVAGDSFESLTGFPAAAFSFLLLAILLVLNIAGVDIFARVQIPVVFGLMGILAIMGLAGVFGFTSQTPVDNPALNTDWGTLASMGAVAIWLYIGMEFVAPLAEEVKKPWKTIPAAMIVGVCTIFVVDVLFGWGATRFADLGEMASSSIPHVVGATAIFGAAGGVIMTVVTILASFSTGNSYLAAIPRMLYGLANEGLLPKWLAKVSRRTRVPWAGMLVTAACMASVLLYSTFAEGGIELILNLISIACTTWLFSYIIAQIDVIVLRKRYPNARRPFKTPFYPLPQILGIASCVYLIVFIVPEMSQRIVIWSSAAIILGAIALFGVIWLKRNRLPLFTPTDLTHTQNNIVVRSESLGDDELGSPLAAPSVLQRETDGEVR, encoded by the coding sequence ATGACAAAACTCAAGCGAAGTCTCGGCTTCGGCGCCGCCTACGCGGCATCAACAGGACTCGTGGTCTCGGGAACCGCGATGGTTTCCCTCGGCAACGGGTTTGGCACTGGCGGACTCGCGTTCGCGATTCCTGCGTTCATTGGCCTCATCATCATCACGATGGTCGCGATCTCGTACGGCGAGCTCGCGTCGATGCTGCCAGGCGGCGGAATGGTCGGCGAGTACACCCTCCCCGCGCTCGGCAGACTCCCAGCGATCCTCGCGGTGCTCGGTGGCTACCTCGTGCTCGTCTCGGCAGACGGCGGCACCCAGCTGATGGTCGCCGGCGACTCATTCGAAAGCCTCACGGGCTTCCCTGCCGCGGCGTTCTCGTTCCTCCTGCTCGCGATCCTGCTCGTCTTGAACATCGCGGGCGTCGACATCTTCGCTCGCGTGCAAATCCCGGTCGTGTTCGGCCTCATGGGCATCCTCGCGATCATGGGCCTGGCCGGAGTCTTTGGCTTCACCAGCCAGACGCCCGTCGACAACCCGGCACTCAACACTGACTGGGGCACCCTCGCGTCAATGGGCGCCGTCGCGATCTGGCTCTACATCGGCATGGAGTTCGTTGCTCCCCTCGCCGAAGAGGTCAAGAAGCCGTGGAAGACGATCCCGGCCGCGATGATCGTCGGTGTCTGCACGATCTTTGTCGTCGACGTGCTGTTCGGCTGGGGCGCGACCCGCTTCGCCGACCTTGGCGAGATGGCGAGCTCCTCGATCCCGCACGTCGTCGGCGCGACAGCAATCTTTGGCGCCGCCGGCGGCGTCATCATGACCGTCGTCACGATCCTCGCGTCGTTCTCGACCGGCAACTCATACCTCGCGGCGATCCCGCGGATGCTCTACGGCCTCGCAAACGAGGGCCTCCTGCCGAAGTGGCTCGCAAAGGTCAGCCGCCGCACTCGCGTACCGTGGGCAGGCATGCTCGTGACAGCCGCGTGCATGGCCTCGGTGCTGCTCTACTCGACTTTCGCCGAGGGCGGCATCGAACTGATCTTGAACCTCATCAGCATCGCATGTACGACCTGGCTGTTCAGCTACATCATCGCCCAGATCGACGTCATCGTGCTTCGCAAGCGCTACCCGAACGCGCGCCGTCCGTTCAAGACGCCGTTCTACCCGCTGCCCCAGATTCTCGGCATTGCGTCGTGCGTCTACCTCATCGTGTTCATCGTCCCCGAGATGAGCCAGCGCATCGTCATCTGGTCGAGCGCTGCAATCATCCTCGGCGCGATCGCACTGTTCGGCGTGATCTGGCTGAAGCGCAACCGACTCCCGCTCTTCACCCCGACAGACCTCACGCACACACAGAACAACATCGTCGTGCGTTCTGAGAGTCTGGGCGATGACGAGCTCGGCTCGCCGCTCGCGGCTCCGTCGGTCCTGCAGCGCGAGACAGACGGCGAAGTTCGATGA
- a CDS encoding Zn-dependent alcohol dehydrogenase — protein sequence MITMNAAVFVGPNEPLELRELTISSEPGPQEVLVRLVASGVCHSDLHALDGDWETPAPLVLGHEGAGVVVAVGSEVTGLEADDHVILSWTPSCQKCEFCVAGRPVLCQLANETAYQHVFFDGKPRLRDGDEDVRSFLAVGSFGEYAMVPASAAIKIRRDAPLAQAALVGCAVTTGIGAVTNTAGVEPGSTVLVVGCGGVGLNVVQGARLAGAKQIIVADVSAEKLELGRTFGATHTINSREVDLVETVMALTDGRGVDYAFEAIGLPFTIEACYEAIRRGGTAVVVGQVADGVKISIDPFVMSDQEKRLIGSNYGSSRQSIDFPKIIDLYMEGRVDLDSMVTDRIPLSGVNEAFAEMRKGRGIRTVIEYSG from the coding sequence ATGATCACCATGAACGCGGCCGTCTTCGTCGGCCCGAACGAACCCCTCGAGCTCCGCGAACTCACGATCTCGTCTGAGCCGGGACCCCAGGAGGTACTCGTTCGTCTTGTCGCTTCTGGCGTCTGCCATTCCGACCTGCACGCGCTCGACGGCGATTGGGAGACCCCTGCCCCACTCGTGCTCGGTCACGAGGGCGCCGGTGTCGTCGTCGCCGTCGGCTCCGAGGTGACGGGACTCGAGGCCGACGACCACGTGATCCTCTCGTGGACGCCCTCATGCCAGAAGTGCGAGTTCTGCGTTGCGGGACGCCCCGTGCTCTGCCAACTGGCGAACGAAACCGCATACCAGCATGTCTTCTTCGACGGAAAGCCGCGCCTGCGCGACGGCGATGAAGACGTGCGAAGCTTCCTCGCAGTCGGCTCGTTCGGCGAGTACGCCATGGTTCCGGCCTCGGCCGCGATCAAGATTCGGCGCGACGCCCCGCTCGCGCAGGCAGCCCTCGTTGGGTGCGCAGTGACAACCGGCATCGGCGCTGTCACAAACACCGCGGGGGTTGAGCCGGGCAGCACCGTGCTCGTTGTCGGCTGCGGCGGCGTCGGCCTGAACGTCGTGCAGGGTGCGCGCCTCGCCGGCGCAAAGCAGATCATCGTCGCAGATGTGAGCGCCGAGAAGCTCGAACTTGGTCGAACCTTCGGCGCGACTCACACAATCAACAGCCGCGAGGTCGACCTCGTCGAGACAGTCATGGCTCTCACCGATGGACGAGGCGTCGACTACGCGTTCGAAGCAATCGGGCTGCCCTTCACGATCGAGGCATGCTACGAGGCGATCCGGCGCGGTGGCACTGCCGTTGTGGTCGGCCAGGTCGCAGACGGCGTGAAGATCTCGATCGACCCGTTTGTCATGAGCGACCAAGAGAAGCGCCTCATTGGCTCGAACTACGGCTCGAGCCGGCAGTCGATCGATTTCCCGAAGATCATCGATCTCTACATGGAGGGCCGTGTTGACCTCGACTCCATGGTGACCGACCGAATCCCCCTCAGCGGCGTGAACGAGGCGTTCGCGGAGATGCGCAAGGGGCGCGGTATTCGCACTGTCATCGAGTACAGCGGCTAA